One Monomorium pharaonis isolate MP-MQ-018 chromosome 4, ASM1337386v2, whole genome shotgun sequence DNA segment encodes these proteins:
- the LOC118645411 gene encoding uncharacterized protein LOC118645411 isoform X2, protein MAYANENFFAEFFQKATGKNIVQDNLDESYFSQINPHHTMPGQEILIESPDDDENDSKFGWDNKSILFLLSKYSERLAKFRSPTIKKITLWREIEKEFHKIGISQVNAQMIDHKFRNLKARYKNIKNNNKKTGRGRQAWEWYQQMAEILESDKSVNFDIGISSMDDGAINLSQHRISSAYSDAETSADTSSNSHHLDAGDCSCSSNAVSNGEPISSGSAQYLTCSNPSKESKTRKSTHAKNLYSQRNRALQQESSKIDVLRSIENKYDRALQQEASKIEVLRSIEIAVAHKNELLQRKNELLERRNELLESLIEKKNNTTQ, encoded by the exons atGGCTTATGCAA ATGAAAATTTCTTTGCCGAATTTTTCCAAAAAGCTACTGGAAAGAATATTGTACAAGATAACTTGGATGAATCTTACTTTAGCCAAATCAATCCAcatcacacaatgccaggACAGGAGATCCTCATCGAATCACCTGACGATGATGAAAACG attctaaatttGGATGGGATAATAAATCCATTTTATTCCTCCTATCCAAATATTCTGAACGGCTTGCGAAATTTAGAAGtccaacaataaaaaaaattacgttgtggagagaaatagaaaaagaatttcataaaataggGATTTCGCAGGTTAATGCACAAATGATTGACCATAAATTTCGCAATTTGAAAgccagatataaaaatataaaaaataataacaaaaaaaccGGACGAGGTCGACAAGCATGGGAGTGGTACCAACAAATGGCGGAAATTTTAGAAAGTGATAAATCTGTCAATTTTGACATCGGTATCTCATCAATGGATGATGGAGCAATCAACTTATCGCAGCACAGAATTTCATCGGCATACAG TGATGCAGAAACTAGTGCTGACACATCCTCCAATTCACATCACCTGGATGCTGGCGATTGTAGTTGCAGTTCAAATGCAGTGTCAAATGGAGAGCCAATATCATCAGGGAGCGCACAATATTTAACATGTTCTAATCCATCAAAAGAATCTAAAACTAGAAAATCCACCCATGCAAAAAACTTATACTCACAAAGAAACAGAGCATTGCAGCAGGAGTCGAGCAAAATAGATGTACTACGAagcattgaaaataaatatgacaGAGCATTGCAGCAGGAGGCGAGCAAAATAGAAGTATTGCGAAGCATTGAAATAGCAGTAGcacataaaaatgaattattgcAACGGAAAAACGAATTATTGGAAAGACGAAATGAGCTATTGGAAAGtttaattgagaaaaagaataataccacgcagtaa
- the LOC118645411 gene encoding uncharacterized protein LOC118645411 isoform X1, giving the protein MAYANENFFAEFFQKATGKNIVQDNLDESYFSQINPHHTMPGQEILIESPDDDENDSKFGWDNKSILFLLSKYSERLAKFRSPTIKKITLWREIEKEFHKIGISQVNAQMIDHKFRNLKARYKNIKNNNKKTGRGRQAWEWYQQMAEILESDKSVNFDIGISSMDDGAINLSQHRISSAYRLSSTLMSSFQNFYDSHNFTHFSSRIRSLSSSSDAFSDSDAETSADTSSNSHHLDAGDCSCSSNAVSNGEPISSGSAQYLTCSNPSKESKTRKSTHAKNLYSQRNRALQQESSKIDVLRSIENKYDRALQQEASKIEVLRSIEIAVAHKNELLQRKNELLERRNELLESLIEKKNNTTQ; this is encoded by the exons atGGCTTATGCAA ATGAAAATTTCTTTGCCGAATTTTTCCAAAAAGCTACTGGAAAGAATATTGTACAAGATAACTTGGATGAATCTTACTTTAGCCAAATCAATCCAcatcacacaatgccaggACAGGAGATCCTCATCGAATCACCTGACGATGATGAAAACG attctaaatttGGATGGGATAATAAATCCATTTTATTCCTCCTATCCAAATATTCTGAACGGCTTGCGAAATTTAGAAGtccaacaataaaaaaaattacgttgtggagagaaatagaaaaagaatttcataaaataggGATTTCGCAGGTTAATGCACAAATGATTGACCATAAATTTCGCAATTTGAAAgccagatataaaaatataaaaaataataacaaaaaaaccGGACGAGGTCGACAAGCATGGGAGTGGTACCAACAAATGGCGGAAATTTTAGAAAGTGATAAATCTGTCAATTTTGACATCGGTATCTCATCAATGGATGATGGAGCAATCAACTTATCGCAGCACAGAATTTCATCGGCATACAGGTTATCATCGACATTAATGTcatcttttcaaaatttttatgatagtcataattttacacatttttcgTCACGTATTCGGTCTCTTTCCTCGTCTTCTGACGCGTTTTCGGACAGTGATGCAGAAACTAGTGCTGACACATCCTCCAATTCACATCACCTGGATGCTGGCGATTGTAGTTGCAGTTCAAATGCAGTGTCAAATGGAGAGCCAATATCATCAGGGAGCGCACAATATTTAACATGTTCTAATCCATCAAAAGAATCTAAAACTAGAAAATCCACCCATGCAAAAAACTTATACTCACAAAGAAACAGAGCATTGCAGCAGGAGTCGAGCAAAATAGATGTACTACGAagcattgaaaataaatatgacaGAGCATTGCAGCAGGAGGCGAGCAAAATAGAAGTATTGCGAAGCATTGAAATAGCAGTAGcacataaaaatgaattattgcAACGGAAAAACGAATTATTGGAAAGACGAAATGAGCTATTGGAAAGtttaattgagaaaaagaataataccacgcagtaa
- the LOC118645411 gene encoding uncharacterized protein LOC118645411 isoform X3, whose protein sequence is MPGQEILIESPDDDENDSKFGWDNKSILFLLSKYSERLAKFRSPTIKKITLWREIEKEFHKIGISQVNAQMIDHKFRNLKARYKNIKNNNKKTGRGRQAWEWYQQMAEILESDKSVNFDIGISSMDDGAINLSQHRISSAYRLSSTLMSSFQNFYDSHNFTHFSSRIRSLSSSSDAFSDSDAETSADTSSNSHHLDAGDCSCSSNAVSNGEPISSGSAQYLTCSNPSKESKTRKSTHAKNLYSQRNRALQQESSKIDVLRSIENKYDRALQQEASKIEVLRSIEIAVAHKNELLQRKNELLERRNELLESLIEKKNNTTQ, encoded by the exons atgccaggACAGGAGATCCTCATCGAATCACCTGACGATGATGAAAACG attctaaatttGGATGGGATAATAAATCCATTTTATTCCTCCTATCCAAATATTCTGAACGGCTTGCGAAATTTAGAAGtccaacaataaaaaaaattacgttgtggagagaaatagaaaaagaatttcataaaataggGATTTCGCAGGTTAATGCACAAATGATTGACCATAAATTTCGCAATTTGAAAgccagatataaaaatataaaaaataataacaaaaaaaccGGACGAGGTCGACAAGCATGGGAGTGGTACCAACAAATGGCGGAAATTTTAGAAAGTGATAAATCTGTCAATTTTGACATCGGTATCTCATCAATGGATGATGGAGCAATCAACTTATCGCAGCACAGAATTTCATCGGCATACAGGTTATCATCGACATTAATGTcatcttttcaaaatttttatgatagtcataattttacacatttttcgTCACGTATTCGGTCTCTTTCCTCGTCTTCTGACGCGTTTTCGGACAGTGATGCAGAAACTAGTGCTGACACATCCTCCAATTCACATCACCTGGATGCTGGCGATTGTAGTTGCAGTTCAAATGCAGTGTCAAATGGAGAGCCAATATCATCAGGGAGCGCACAATATTTAACATGTTCTAATCCATCAAAAGAATCTAAAACTAGAAAATCCACCCATGCAAAAAACTTATACTCACAAAGAAACAGAGCATTGCAGCAGGAGTCGAGCAAAATAGATGTACTACGAagcattgaaaataaatatgacaGAGCATTGCAGCAGGAGGCGAGCAAAATAGAAGTATTGCGAAGCATTGAAATAGCAGTAGcacataaaaatgaattattgcAACGGAAAAACGAATTATTGGAAAGACGAAATGAGCTATTGGAAAGtttaattgagaaaaagaataataccacgcagtaa
- the LOC114253904 gene encoding uncharacterized protein LOC114253904 isoform X3, translating into MSLVRRGQHWGTFARIWHIYNAKWQDPYKSAEVIKYYLMGLYKPIYHPLNMLIGIKVWAHRRMRQNGNPVFSEELSDLIYQGFNAQFEQVFARSMDDLAVFSSDSPPARTYTIYTTIKSFFFFWKFLRARKTIEQGICILSTT; encoded by the exons atgtcacTTGTACGTCGAGGACAG caTTGGGGAACATTTGCTCGTATTTGgcatatatataatgcaaaatGGCAAGATCCATACAAAAGTGctgaagtaataaaatattatcttatggGATTGTATAAACCAATATATCATCCACTGA ATATGCTCATTGGGATTAAGGTCTGGGCTCATAGGAGGATGAGGCAGAATGGTAATCCTGTTTTCTCAGAGGAATTGTCGG ATTTAATCTATCAAGGATTTAACGCGCAGTTTGAGCAGGTTTTCGCCAGAAGCATGGATGATTTGGCGGTCTTCTCTAGTGATTCGCCTCCAGCTAGAACCTACACGATCTACACGACGAtcaaatctttcttttttttttggaaatttctCCGAGCACGAAAAACTATAGAACAAGGAATTTGCATTCTTTCCACAACATAA